A stretch of Catenulispora sp. GP43 DNA encodes these proteins:
- a CDS encoding lipid II:glycine glycyltransferase FemX, with product MTLTVGPITAAEHLAFVRAQRFVSFLQIPAWAAVKTEWRSEALGWFDGPRLVGAGLVLHRPVPRLKRRTLAYLPEGPVIDWTGDLRAWLDPLVARLKAGGAFAIRLGPPVRTDTWTAAQVKEGFADPGVRRLTELPGQPDLVGVRLTNALREAGWLPQNPKEGFGAGHPQFKYEIPLAGRTEDDVLQGMNQLWRRNIRRAARAGVEVTVGEDLEAFHDLYVHTAARDHFTPRPLSYFATMVAAMRAEDPERVRLYFARHEGDLVAATILVRVGTHACYAHGASSTDKREVRGSNACQWAMIRDALAAGCEVYDLRGITPTLDGGDPHAGLIQFKAGTGGQAVRYVGEWDLVLRPALYRAFQLSMKRRG from the coding sequence ATGACTTTGACCGTCGGGCCGATCACCGCCGCCGAGCATCTGGCGTTCGTGCGAGCCCAGCGATTCGTCAGCTTCCTGCAGATTCCGGCCTGGGCCGCGGTGAAGACCGAGTGGCGCAGCGAGGCGCTCGGCTGGTTCGACGGCCCGCGGCTGGTCGGCGCCGGACTGGTCCTGCACCGTCCGGTGCCGCGCTTGAAGCGGCGCACGCTGGCCTACCTGCCCGAGGGGCCGGTCATCGACTGGACCGGCGATCTGAGGGCGTGGCTCGATCCGTTGGTGGCACGGCTGAAGGCCGGCGGCGCCTTCGCGATCCGGCTCGGGCCGCCGGTGCGTACCGACACCTGGACCGCCGCTCAGGTCAAGGAAGGGTTCGCAGATCCGGGCGTCAGGCGGCTGACTGAACTGCCCGGTCAGCCAGACCTGGTCGGGGTGCGGCTGACCAACGCGCTCAGAGAGGCGGGCTGGCTGCCGCAGAACCCTAAGGAAGGTTTCGGCGCCGGGCATCCGCAGTTCAAGTACGAGATCCCGCTGGCCGGCCGCACCGAGGACGACGTGCTCCAGGGCATGAACCAGCTGTGGCGCCGGAACATCAGAAGGGCGGCCAGGGCGGGTGTCGAAGTCACCGTCGGCGAGGATTTGGAAGCCTTCCACGACCTGTATGTCCACACCGCCGCCCGCGACCACTTCACACCTCGCCCGCTGAGCTACTTCGCGACGATGGTCGCGGCGATGCGTGCCGAGGACCCCGAGCGCGTCAGGCTGTACTTCGCCCGGCACGAGGGCGACCTTGTCGCGGCGACGATTCTGGTGCGCGTCGGCACCCATGCCTGCTACGCCCACGGAGCATCGTCGACCGACAAGCGCGAGGTCCGCGGCTCGAACGCGTGTCAGTGGGCGATGATCCGCGACGCGCTGGCCGCCGGCTGCGAGGTCTACGACTTGCGTGGCATCACGCCGACCCTGGACGGTGGCGATCCGCACGCCGGGCTGATCCAGTTCAAGGCGGGGACCGGCGGACAGGCCGTGCGGTACGTGGGGGAGTGGGATCTGGTGCTGCGGCCGGCGCTGTATCGGGCGTTCCAGCTGTCCATGAAGCGGCGCGGGTGA
- a CDS encoding aconitase/3-isopropylmalate dehydratase large subunit family protein, whose protein sequence is MGMTMIERILARKAGLDSVAVGDTVTVDVDLTVLIDLQFATMWLPPLRIADPDKVAIVMDHAVPAPTIKDAAGGPNARKFAADFGIERFFDVGRHGICHQVIAENGLARPGEVLACTDSHTCADGAYNTAARGLGPAEVYSILCTGRTWFQVAPTIRYELTGQLPAGVSGKDVFLHIADHFGDATNHNLEYGGPGLASIPLHDRRTIATQGAEISADFSTFAYDDVLAEHFAALGVTGFEPAFADVDANYVDFREIDLSALVPYVARPGTVSRNGLPVTEIEPRRIDQAFIGSCANGQLDDLRIAAEILRGRQVAPGVRLIVTPASQQVYRDAMRLGYLQDIADAGAVVTNATCGACFGYHMGVVGPGEVCLTSSTRNFTGRMGSPEAEIYMASPATVAASAIAGYITDARGESR, encoded by the coding sequence ATGGGCATGACGATGATCGAGCGCATCCTCGCTCGCAAAGCCGGCCTGGACTCCGTCGCGGTCGGTGACACCGTGACCGTGGACGTCGACCTGACCGTCCTGATCGATCTGCAGTTCGCCACGATGTGGCTGCCGCCGCTGCGGATCGCCGACCCCGACAAGGTGGCGATCGTGATGGACCACGCCGTCCCGGCACCCACGATCAAGGACGCCGCCGGCGGGCCGAACGCGCGGAAGTTCGCCGCCGACTTCGGCATCGAACGCTTCTTCGACGTCGGCCGGCACGGCATCTGCCACCAGGTCATCGCCGAGAACGGCCTGGCCCGCCCCGGCGAGGTCCTGGCCTGCACCGACAGCCACACCTGCGCCGACGGGGCGTACAACACCGCGGCGCGCGGGCTCGGGCCGGCCGAGGTCTACTCGATCCTGTGCACCGGGCGCACCTGGTTCCAGGTCGCGCCGACGATCCGCTACGAGCTGACCGGGCAGCTGCCCGCCGGGGTGAGTGGCAAGGACGTGTTCCTGCACATCGCCGACCACTTCGGCGACGCCACCAACCACAACCTGGAGTACGGCGGGCCCGGCCTGGCTTCGATCCCGCTGCACGATCGTCGAACCATAGCCACGCAGGGAGCCGAAATCTCTGCTGACTTCTCGACTTTCGCCTACGACGACGTTCTCGCCGAACACTTCGCAGCCCTCGGCGTCACCGGCTTCGAACCTGCGTTCGCTGATGTGGATGCGAACTACGTAGACTTCCGCGAGATCGACCTGTCCGCCCTGGTGCCCTACGTCGCACGCCCCGGGACCGTCTCGCGCAACGGCCTGCCGGTCACCGAGATCGAGCCCCGCAGGATCGACCAGGCCTTCATCGGCTCCTGCGCCAACGGCCAGCTCGACGACCTGCGTATCGCCGCCGAAATACTGCGCGGCAGGCAGGTGGCGCCCGGGGTGCGGCTGATCGTGACCCCGGCCAGCCAGCAGGTCTACCGCGATGCGATGCGGCTGGGGTACCTGCAGGACATCGCCGACGCCGGCGCGGTGGTCACCAACGCCACGTGCGGGGCCTGCTTCGGCTACCACATGGGGGTCGTCGGGCCCGGCGAGGTGTGCCTGACCTCCTCGACCCGCAACTTCACCGGCCGGATGGGCTCGCCGGAGGCGGAGATCTACATGGCCTCGCCCGCGACGGTCGCGGCGTCGGCCATCGCTGGTTACATCACCGATGCCCGAGGGGAGAGCCGCTGA
- a CDS encoding MBL fold metallo-hydrolase produces MSLLVPGILRVPTRGHGDNCFLVTDEDGLTLVDVGWKSAPAAIRQAVEASGRSLADVKRIVITHAHPDHVRGLAELVARTAAEVLVHELDAPWLAAGRVPRAGRSGTFGRTIDRLPLLHWDPVTATRTVADGARIGPLRVIHTPGHSPGHIVLLHEPSRALLVGDAVFNRGGLSSGHDALAADPGVRDASYVRIPRDVAAVGFAHGVPLIGEESAAGLAAWLDR; encoded by the coding sequence ATGAGCCTGCTGGTTCCCGGGATCCTGCGCGTTCCCACCCGCGGTCACGGCGACAACTGCTTCCTGGTCACCGACGAGGACGGGCTGACCCTCGTCGACGTCGGGTGGAAGAGCGCCCCGGCGGCCATCCGGCAGGCCGTCGAAGCAAGCGGCCGTTCTCTGGCGGACGTCAAACGGATCGTCATCACCCACGCGCATCCCGATCACGTGCGCGGCCTGGCCGAACTCGTCGCCCGCACCGCGGCCGAGGTGCTCGTCCACGAACTCGACGCGCCGTGGCTCGCGGCCGGCCGCGTCCCGCGCGCGGGGCGGTCGGGGACGTTCGGACGGACGATCGACCGGCTGCCGCTGCTGCACTGGGATCCGGTGACGGCCACCAGGACCGTGGCCGACGGCGCGCGCATCGGACCCCTGCGCGTGATCCACACCCCCGGCCACAGCCCCGGGCACATCGTGCTGCTGCACGAACCCAGCCGGGCGCTACTGGTTGGGGACGCGGTGTTCAACCGGGGCGGACTCAGCAGCGGCCACGATGCTTTGGCCGCCGATCCCGGGGTGCGTGACGCGTCCTACGTACGCATCCCTCGCGACGTCGCCGCAGTGGGTTTCGCACACGGGGTGCCGCTCATCGGGGAGGAGTCGGCGGCCGGCTTGGCGGCCTGGCTGGACCGGTAG
- a CDS encoding 3-isopropylmalate dehydratase, with the protein MTGRVWVFGHSLTTDDMYPPDAMKLDLPEAAKQVFYAVRPGWTGQVRPGDIVVAGRNFGLGSSRPVAALFRQLGVAALIAEEFNSLFFRNAVNAGLPAMTVPGVTELFHDGDTAAIDLATGTWANQSTQTSGTVPVLPALVLEIIESGGVLPRLAQQGYLPAELAEILSSPSVAAAGQGSGA; encoded by the coding sequence GTGACCGGCCGGGTCTGGGTCTTCGGCCACAGCCTGACCACCGACGACATGTACCCGCCGGACGCGATGAAACTCGACCTGCCCGAGGCCGCCAAACAGGTGTTCTACGCGGTGCGCCCCGGCTGGACCGGCCAGGTCCGGCCCGGCGACATCGTGGTCGCCGGACGTAACTTCGGGCTGGGCTCCTCACGGCCGGTCGCCGCGCTGTTCCGGCAGCTCGGCGTCGCGGCGCTGATCGCCGAGGAGTTCAACTCGCTGTTCTTCCGCAACGCGGTCAACGCCGGGCTGCCGGCCATGACGGTACCCGGCGTGACAGAGCTCTTCCACGACGGTGACACCGCCGCCATCGACCTGGCCACCGGCACCTGGGCGAATCAGAGCACGCAGACCTCCGGCACGGTGCCGGTGCTGCCCGCCCTGGTGCTGGAGATCATCGAAAGCGGTGGAGTCCTTCCGAGGCTCGCGCAACAGGGGTATCTGCCTGCGGAACTGGCCGAGATCCTGAGCTCGCCGTCGGTGGCGGCGGCCGGACAGGGGAGCGGCGCATGA